A region of Mesorhizobium sp. M3A.F.Ca.ET.080.04.2.1 DNA encodes the following proteins:
- the fdhD gene encoding formate dehydrogenase accessory sulfurtransferase FdhD, whose translation MMHKRPAISQISRLAHRAGGTAAANRMVPEETPVAFSYAGTTHAVMMASPADFEDFALGFSLTEGIVADRQEIEAIEVEDLGAGIDIQIKLKDQANTRFQARRRRLAGPVGCGLCGIESIEEAMRSVDEVGSSKLTLDAEDITRSVRLLSKLQPLHSETGAVHAAGFYVPGKGIVMAREDVGRHNALDKLAGALAKAGIDGASGAVVVTSRVSVEMVQKTAAIGAAVIIAVSAPTALAVRTAEAAGMTLVALVRGDDFDIFTHPDRVTSGVAKHVA comes from the coding sequence CTGATGCACAAGCGTCCGGCCATATCGCAGATCTCGCGGTTGGCGCATCGCGCCGGCGGCACTGCGGCTGCGAACCGGATGGTGCCGGAGGAAACGCCGGTGGCGTTCTCCTATGCCGGCACGACCCATGCAGTGATGATGGCAAGTCCAGCCGATTTCGAGGATTTCGCGCTCGGCTTCTCGCTGACCGAAGGCATCGTTGCTGACCGGCAAGAAATCGAAGCAATCGAAGTCGAGGATCTTGGCGCCGGCATCGACATCCAGATCAAGCTGAAGGACCAGGCCAACACGCGCTTCCAGGCGCGGCGTCGCAGGCTGGCCGGGCCGGTCGGCTGCGGGCTGTGCGGAATCGAATCCATCGAGGAGGCGATGCGCTCGGTCGACGAGGTCGGTTCGTCGAAACTTACGCTTGACGCGGAGGATATCACCCGTTCGGTCCGGCTGCTGTCGAAGCTGCAGCCTCTGCATAGCGAAACCGGTGCGGTGCATGCTGCGGGTTTCTACGTGCCGGGCAAGGGCATCGTCATGGCGCGCGAGGATGTCGGCCGCCACAATGCCTTGGACAAGCTCGCTGGCGCGCTGGCGAAAGCCGGCATCGACGGTGCGAGCGGCGCCGTCGTGGTGACCTCGCGCGTCTCGGTGGAGATGGTGCAGAAGACTGCCGCGATAGGCGCCGCCGTCATCATCGCGGTTTCGGCGCCGACCGCCCTTGCCGTCCGCACCGCGGAGGCCGCCGGCATGACGCTGGTGGCGCTGGTGCGCGGCGACGATTTCGATATTTTCACCCACCCCGACCGCGTGACTTCTGGAGTTGCCAAGCATGTCGCATGA
- a CDS encoding formate dehydrogenase subunit delta: MSHDEDHITSTREKLVRMANQIAAFFHSKPREEGIAGVAEHINKFWEPRMRRQLFEMLDGGTEHFDDLVIAASAKIKRPPTPEQADNSLGYAGPIRAESTSPQQ; the protein is encoded by the coding sequence ATGTCGCATGACGAAGACCACATCACGAGCACGCGGGAAAAGCTGGTGCGCATGGCCAACCAGATCGCCGCGTTCTTCCATTCGAAGCCGCGCGAGGAAGGCATTGCCGGCGTCGCGGAGCACATCAACAAGTTCTGGGAGCCGCGGATGCGGCGGCAGTTGTTCGAGATGCTGGACGGCGGCACCGAGCATTTCGACGACCTGGTGATCGCAGCCTCTGCCAAAATAAAGCGCCCGCCGACGCCGGAGCAGGCCGACAACAGTCTCGGCTATGCCGGGCCCATTCGCGCCGAGAGCACATCGCCGCAGCAATAG
- a CDS encoding ester cyclase translates to MQRRQFLTSAAIAATLLAVAPSFAGETAQSVVEAYVAAWNAHDSAKAASYFADDVTYYDASVGKPVVGRDAAKTGVIDNFLKAVPDAVWTMKGRPMVDGDRVSFEWEFAGTNTGAWADGTAATGKKFSFTGASMFQVKDGKIATQSDYYDALGFYKQLGLM, encoded by the coding sequence ATGCAACGCCGCCAGTTTCTGACATCAGCAGCCATCGCCGCGACGCTTCTTGCCGTGGCACCGTCCTTCGCGGGGGAAACCGCGCAATCGGTAGTCGAGGCCTATGTCGCGGCCTGGAACGCGCATGATTCGGCCAAGGCCGCCAGCTATTTCGCCGACGATGTCACCTACTATGACGCTTCCGTCGGCAAGCCGGTCGTGGGCAGGGACGCCGCCAAGACGGGCGTCATCGACAACTTCCTCAAAGCCGTGCCCGATGCGGTCTGGACGATGAAGGGCAGGCCCATGGTCGACGGCGACCGTGTATCCTTCGAATGGGAGTTCGCAGGCACCAACACCGGTGCCTGGGCCGACGGAACTGCCGCCACGGGCAAGAAATTCTCCTTCACCGGCGCCTCGATGTTCCAGGTCAAGGACGGCAAGATCGCGACCCAGAGCGATTATTACGACGCGCTCGGCTTCTACAAGCAGCTTGGCCTGATGTAG